In Verrucomicrobiota bacterium, one genomic interval encodes:
- a CDS encoding DUF4143 domain-containing protein, with the protein MRSPPPIGRRFGNTADSRNRFFGAILASRAAGVPWRQEQLSREDLRDIAHITDLGTMETLMQLLVERSAQQLVYSNLAQEIQVAVDTVKRWIDLLNRMHFGFIVRPWFKNVAKAFHKEPK; encoded by the coding sequence GTGAGATCTCCGCCACCGATTGGGAGACGCTTTGGGAACACGGCGGATTCCCGGAACCGTTTCTTCGGCGCGATACTCGCTTCACGTGCCGCGGGCGTTCCTTGGCGCCAGGAGCAACTCTCACGGGAAGACCTCCGCGACATCGCTCATATCACCGATCTCGGCACGATGGAAACGCTCATGCAACTTCTCGTTGAACGTAGTGCGCAGCAACTTGTCTATTCCAATCTCGCCCAGGAAATTCAGGTGGCGGTGGATACGGTCAAGCGCTGGATTGACCTTCTGAACCGCATGCACTTCGGGTTTATCGTTCGTCCATGGTTCAAGAATGTCGCCAAGGCGTTTCACAAAGAGCCCAAATAG